From the Sphingomonas phyllosphaerae 5.2 genome, one window contains:
- the ftsZ gene encoding cell division protein FtsZ, protein MSIEFITPDVDDLTPRITVVGVGGAGGNAIANMMRADVQGVNFLVANTDAQALKQSEADQKIQLGAKITQGLGAGSRPEIGRAAAEETIEELSRLLEGSHMCFIAAGMGGGTGTGAAPVIAKAARDMGILTVGVVTKPFSFEGARRSRSADAGIEELQKFVDTLIVIPNQNLFLVANANTTFKQAFEMADEVLQQGVRGITDLMVMPGLINLDFADVRSVMQEMGKAMMGTGEAEGDDRALIAAQKAIANPLLDGVSMQGAKGVIVSITGGDDMRLLEVDEAANHIRELVDPDANIIWGSAFNPELEGKIRVSVVATGIESVGQSAAPAAASAPSEPPRTFSFSAPRRAEPTPAPTAAAPAPAAQPSAASQPTAYEPASAVPPQQPSGAAAGAMAEGVPPANAGAGIDPSPARPNEDELVLGAESLMPAAAPAPAPAAGDPARRRFLSPSGEEEAPAAPRVKLGGTLFERMQNATRNAGGRVADDEGREPGDLPRFLHRQNNQ, encoded by the coding sequence ATGAGCATCGAATTCATCACCCCCGACGTCGACGACCTGACCCCCCGGATCACGGTGGTGGGCGTGGGCGGCGCCGGCGGCAATGCGATCGCGAACATGATGCGCGCCGACGTGCAGGGCGTGAACTTCCTGGTCGCCAACACCGACGCGCAGGCGCTGAAGCAGTCGGAGGCCGACCAGAAGATCCAGCTCGGCGCCAAGATCACGCAGGGCCTGGGCGCGGGTAGCCGCCCCGAAATCGGGCGCGCGGCCGCCGAGGAGACGATCGAGGAACTGTCGCGCCTGCTCGAAGGCAGCCACATGTGCTTCATCGCCGCGGGCATGGGCGGCGGCACCGGCACCGGCGCGGCCCCGGTCATCGCCAAGGCGGCGCGCGACATGGGGATACTGACGGTCGGCGTCGTGACCAAGCCGTTCAGCTTCGAGGGCGCGCGCCGCTCGCGTTCGGCCGATGCCGGTATCGAGGAGCTGCAGAAGTTCGTCGACACGCTGATCGTGATCCCGAACCAGAACCTGTTCCTGGTCGCCAATGCGAACACGACCTTCAAGCAGGCGTTCGAAATGGCGGACGAGGTGCTGCAGCAGGGCGTGCGCGGCATCACGGACCTGATGGTCATGCCCGGCCTCATCAACCTCGATTTCGCCGACGTCCGATCGGTGATGCAGGAGATGGGCAAGGCGATGATGGGCACCGGCGAGGCGGAAGGCGACGACCGCGCACTGATCGCTGCGCAGAAGGCGATCGCCAACCCGCTGCTCGACGGCGTGTCGATGCAGGGCGCCAAGGGCGTCATCGTCTCGATCACCGGCGGCGACGACATGCGCCTGCTAGAGGTCGACGAGGCCGCGAACCACATCCGCGAGCTGGTCGATCCCGACGCCAACATCATCTGGGGTTCGGCGTTCAACCCGGAGCTGGAAGGCAAGATCCGCGTCTCGGTGGTCGCGACCGGCATAGAGAGTGTCGGACAGAGCGCCGCTCCGGCCGCGGCAAGCGCCCCGTCGGAGCCGCCGCGCACGTTCAGCTTCTCGGCCCCGCGCCGTGCGGAGCCGACCCCGGCACCGACCGCCGCCGCTCCCGCGCCGGCCGCGCAGCCGAGCGCCGCCTCGCAGCCGACCGCCTACGAGCCGGCCTCCGCCGTTCCGCCGCAGCAGCCGAGCGGCGCCGCCGCCGGTGCGATGGCCGAAGGCGTGCCACCCGCCAATGCGGGCGCCGGCATCGACCCGTCGCCGGCGCGTCCGAACGAGGACGAACTGGTGCTCGGTGCCGAGTCGCTGATGCCCGCCGCTGCGCCCGCGCCTGCGCCCGCCGCCGGCGATCCGGCACGTCGCCGCTTCCTGTCGCCGAGCGGCGAGGAAGAGGCACCCGCTGCACCGCGCGTGAAGCTGGGCGGCACGCTGTTCGAGCGCATGCAGAACGCGACCCGCAATGCCGGTGGCCGCGTGGCCGACGACGAGGGTCGCGAGCCAGGCGACCTGCCGCGCTTCCTGCACCGCCAGAACAACCAGTAA
- a CDS encoding cell division protein FtsQ/DivIB — protein MSRTIKRGATPPPRRAAGTRRRVPKASLGDRLLAKLPIGEDTLRKAVTWTVLGGVGVATLFVANVLGVPQAIGAGIAEAAGRAGLRVEQVDITGLKRMDRETVYAVALEDQSSRAMLRVDLERVRERLLAYGWVSDAYVARRLPDRLVIHITEREPAAIWQDHGQLTLIDDTGRLLAPVDPSRMPDLPLVIGPGADQQEPGYQALLAAAPALRPRIRAATWVGNRRWDLTFTTGETLALPQDGAPQALIKFAQMDGADPLLGKGWLRFDMRDPAKMYARRAGQDKQQVADDGRNDPPAAAATVAGSNVTGDNNTITEARAGEALRSGEA, from the coding sequence ATGAGCCGTACGATCAAGCGTGGCGCCACGCCGCCGCCGCGCCGCGCCGCGGGTACCCGCCGGCGCGTCCCCAAGGCATCGCTGGGCGACCGGTTGCTTGCCAAGCTGCCGATCGGCGAGGACACGCTCCGCAAGGCGGTGACGTGGACGGTGCTGGGCGGCGTCGGCGTCGCGACGCTGTTCGTCGCCAACGTGCTGGGCGTGCCGCAGGCGATCGGCGCCGGCATCGCCGAGGCGGCCGGGCGTGCGGGGCTGCGCGTCGAGCAGGTCGACATCACCGGGTTGAAGCGGATGGACCGCGAGACGGTGTATGCCGTCGCGCTGGAGGATCAGTCGAGCCGCGCGATGCTGCGCGTCGACCTGGAGCGCGTGCGCGAGCGGTTGCTGGCCTATGGCTGGGTGTCCGATGCCTATGTCGCGCGCCGGCTGCCCGACCGGCTGGTGATCCACATCACCGAGCGCGAGCCGGCGGCGATCTGGCAGGACCACGGACAATTGACGCTGATCGACGATACCGGGCGCTTGCTGGCGCCGGTCGATCCGTCGCGGATGCCGGACCTGCCGCTGGTGATCGGGCCGGGCGCCGACCAGCAGGAGCCGGGTTATCAGGCGCTGCTCGCCGCCGCGCCCGCGCTGCGCCCGCGCATCCGCGCCGCGACCTGGGTCGGCAACCGCCGCTGGGACCTGACCTTCACGACCGGCGAGACGCTGGCGCTGCCGCAGGACGGCGCACCGCAGGCGCTGATCAAGTTCGCGCAGATGGACGGCGCCGATCCGCTGCTCGGCAAGGGCTGGCTGCGGTTCGACATGCGCGATCCCGCCAAGATGTATGCGCGCCGCGCCGGGCAGGACAAGCAGCAGGTGGCGGACGACGGGCGCAACGATCCGCCCGCCGCTGCGGCGACCGTAGCGGGCAGCAACGTGACGGGCGATAACAACACGATCACCGAGGCGCGCGCCGGGGAAGCGTTGCGGTCCGGCGAGGCATGA
- the murC gene encoding UDP-N-acetylmuramate--L-alanine ligase gives MKGVATDIGTIHFVGVGGIGMSGIAEVMHNLGYKVQGSDVAEGYVVEGLRARGIAVTIGHDAANVEGVAVVVTSTAVKRGNPEVEAALRNRIPVVRRAEMLAELMRLKSTVAVAGTHGKTTTTSMVAALLDAGGVDPTVINGGIINSYGSNARLGASDWMVVEADESDGSFLRLDGTIAVVTNIDPEHLDHYGSFERAKDAYVEFVENVPFYGAALLCLDHPEVQALIPRVRDRRIVTYGFAASADVRGVNVTPYPGGNRFEAQIRARDGGVRSIEGIDLPMPGRHNVQNALAAIGVALELGIDDATISKGFERFTGVKRRFTKVGEVPVDGGVATIVDDYGHHPVEIRAVLAAARESAEGRVIAVVQPHRYSRLGNLMEDFRGAFNDADLVYVTPVYAAGEAPMPGVDAEALVAGLRDRGHRQAAVVADAAALADELAGEIRAGDQVICLGAGDITKWAAGLASAIGERA, from the coding sequence ATGAAGGGCGTCGCGACCGATATCGGGACGATCCACTTCGTCGGCGTCGGCGGGATCGGCATGTCCGGGATCGCCGAGGTGATGCACAATCTGGGCTACAAGGTGCAGGGCTCCGACGTGGCCGAGGGCTATGTGGTCGAGGGGCTGCGCGCGCGCGGCATCGCGGTGACGATCGGGCACGACGCCGCCAACGTGGAGGGCGTGGCGGTGGTCGTCACCTCGACCGCGGTGAAGCGCGGCAACCCGGAGGTCGAGGCGGCATTGCGCAACCGTATCCCGGTGGTGCGGCGCGCCGAGATGCTGGCCGAGCTGATGCGGCTGAAATCGACGGTCGCGGTGGCTGGGACGCACGGCAAGACCACGACGACCTCGATGGTCGCGGCGCTGCTGGATGCCGGTGGGGTCGACCCGACCGTCATCAACGGCGGGATCATCAACAGCTACGGCTCGAACGCGCGGCTGGGCGCGAGCGACTGGATGGTGGTGGAGGCAGACGAGAGCGACGGCAGCTTCCTGCGGCTGGACGGCACGATCGCGGTGGTCACCAACATCGATCCCGAACACCTCGACCATTACGGCAGCTTCGAGCGCGCCAAGGACGCGTATGTCGAGTTCGTCGAGAACGTGCCCTTCTACGGCGCGGCCTTGCTGTGCCTCGATCATCCGGAGGTGCAGGCGCTGATCCCGCGCGTGCGCGACCGGCGGATCGTGACTTACGGCTTTGCGGCGTCGGCGGATGTGCGCGGCGTGAACGTGACCCCCTATCCCGGCGGCAACCGGTTCGAGGCGCAGATCCGCGCACGCGATGGCGGAGTGCGCTCGATCGAGGGCATCGACCTGCCGATGCCGGGGCGGCACAATGTGCAGAATGCGCTGGCCGCGATCGGCGTCGCGCTGGAACTGGGGATCGACGACGCGACGATCAGCAAGGGGTTCGAGCGGTTCACGGGTGTGAAACGGCGCTTCACTAAGGTCGGCGAGGTGCCCGTCGACGGCGGCGTCGCCACGATCGTCGACGATTACGGGCATCACCCGGTCGAGATCCGCGCCGTGCTGGCCGCGGCGCGCGAGTCGGCGGAAGGGCGCGTGATCGCGGTGGTGCAGCCGCACCGTTATTCGCGGCTCGGCAATTTGATGGAGGACTTCCGCGGCGCGTTCAATGACGCCGACCTCGTCTATGTCACCCCGGTCTACGCCGCCGGCGAGGCGCCGATGCCCGGCGTCGATGCCGAGGCGCTGGTCGCCGGGCTGCGCGACCGCGGGCACCGGCAGGCGGCGGTGGTCGCCGACGCCGCCGCGCTGGCCGACGAACTCGCGGGCGAGATCCGCGCGGGCGATCAGGTGATCTGCCTGGGCGCGGGCGACATCACCAAATGGGCCGCGGGCCTGGCGAGCGCGATCGGGGAACGCGCGTGA
- the ftsA gene encoding cell division protein FtsA codes for MAKAAPDGLITALDIGSSKVSAMIAQKGDGGELVVLGTGQRESRGVKRGYIADMDATEVAVREAVEQAERIAGFNIENVWAGFSAGGLVSDEAFIEAELGGMRIEQADIDALLHEGRQSIDPQGRMVLHAQPALYTLDGLTGVKKPLGLHADRLGVHIHVIAADGSPVRNLDLCVRSAHLEVKSIIAAPVATGLACLTGEERDLGVALVEIGAGITNVSLFAGSMLVGLKSLPFGAADITDDIASAFGTTRLQAERIKCFHGSANASPRDNHEMVTIRERTQEEDSEALQITKAALIAVIRQRLEHLVGEIQAALKELKFEGPVGRQVVLTGGGAELKGIADYAQQALGRSVRIGRPRGLTGLPEAHAGPGFATLAGLAFFAASDPIDLRGLVPTQQMVHRQRGLRGFWKLVQAAKANY; via the coding sequence ATGGCGAAGGCAGCACCGGACGGCTTGATAACCGCGCTCGATATCGGATCGTCCAAGGTATCGGCGATGATCGCGCAGAAGGGCGACGGCGGCGAACTGGTGGTGCTGGGCACCGGCCAGCGCGAGAGCCGCGGCGTGAAGCGCGGCTATATCGCCGACATGGACGCGACCGAAGTCGCGGTGCGCGAGGCGGTGGAGCAGGCCGAGCGGATCGCCGGCTTCAATATCGAGAACGTCTGGGCGGGCTTCTCGGCCGGCGGACTGGTGAGCGACGAGGCGTTCATCGAGGCCGAACTGGGCGGGATGCGGATCGAGCAGGCCGATATCGACGCGCTGCTCCACGAAGGTCGCCAGTCGATCGATCCGCAGGGGCGGATGGTGCTGCACGCGCAGCCGGCGCTCTACACGCTCGACGGGCTGACCGGCGTGAAGAAGCCGCTGGGGCTGCATGCCGACCGGCTGGGCGTGCACATCCACGTCATCGCGGCGGACGGATCGCCGGTGCGCAACCTCGACCTGTGTGTTCGCTCGGCGCATCTGGAGGTGAAGTCGATCATCGCCGCTCCGGTCGCGACCGGGCTGGCCTGCCTGACCGGCGAGGAGCGCGACCTGGGCGTGGCGCTGGTCGAGATCGGGGCGGGCATCACCAACGTGTCGCTGTTCGCGGGCTCGATGCTGGTCGGGCTCAAGTCGCTGCCGTTCGGCGCGGCGGACATCACCGACGACATCGCGAGCGCCTTCGGGACGACGCGCCTGCAGGCGGAGCGGATCAAGTGTTTCCACGGCTCCGCCAACGCTTCGCCGCGCGACAACCACGAGATGGTGACGATCCGCGAGCGGACGCAGGAAGAGGATTCGGAAGCGCTCCAGATCACCAAGGCGGCGCTGATCGCGGTGATCCGCCAGCGGCTGGAGCATCTGGTCGGCGAGATCCAGGCGGCGCTGAAGGAATTGAAGTTCGAAGGGCCGGTCGGGCGGCAGGTGGTGCTGACCGGCGGCGGCGCGGAGTTGAAGGGCATCGCCGATTATGCGCAGCAGGCGCTGGGTCGGTCGGTGCGGATCGGGCGGCCGCGCGGGCTGACGGGGTTGCCGGAGGCGCATGCCGGACCGGGATTCGCGACGCTGGCGGGGCTGGCGTTTTTCGCGGCGAGCGATCCGATCGACCTGCGCGGGCTGGTGCCGACGCAGCAGATGGTGCACCGGCAGCGGGGCTTGCGCGGCTTCTGGAAGCTGGTTCAGGCCGCCAAGGCAAATTATTGA
- a CDS encoding FtsW/RodA/SpoVE family cell cycle protein: MTDVRAGTRGERSREKIALRNRGGRGDPSPLGTWFWDIDRVLLLLALFLIAIGLIAVAAGSPASAMRYSGEHLKFEPLHYFWRQTMWVAVSLPVLFGVSMLPLTMARRMSLIGAAVCIALMVFVPFVGVSVNGARRWVGFGFAQFQPSEFLKPFFVVTVAWLLSFKSRDAELPVTAITAGLTGVIAVLLMLQPDFGQTVIFCTIWLALVVIAGTPTRVIVGFLSMIPVALVAAYLFYSTARKRIDAFLFPSVEGEGAADHFQTNAAHNTLTSGGWFGTGPGGGTVKFGLPEAHTDYIFSVIGEEFGLLACMIVALAFLAIVVRVFVKLLDEQDPFRLLAASGLAVQFGAQALVSMAVNTGLAPSKGMTLPFISYGGSSMVALSMGMGLLLAFTRRNPFLLRSPYIAQQRWSAE; this comes from the coding sequence ATGACCGATGTTCGCGCCGGCACCCGCGGCGAGCGTTCGCGCGAGAAGATCGCCCTGCGCAACCGCGGCGGGCGCGGCGATCCGTCGCCGCTCGGCACATGGTTCTGGGACATCGACCGCGTGCTGCTGCTGCTCGCGCTGTTCCTGATCGCAATCGGGTTGATCGCGGTCGCGGCGGGATCGCCGGCCAGCGCGATGCGCTATTCGGGCGAGCATCTGAAATTCGAGCCGCTGCATTATTTCTGGCGCCAGACGATGTGGGTGGCGGTGTCGTTGCCGGTGCTGTTCGGCGTGTCGATGCTGCCGCTGACGATGGCGCGCCGCATGTCGCTGATCGGTGCGGCGGTATGCATCGCGTTGATGGTGTTCGTGCCGTTCGTCGGCGTCAGCGTGAACGGCGCGCGCCGCTGGGTCGGGTTCGGGTTTGCGCAGTTCCAGCCATCGGAATTCCTGAAGCCGTTCTTCGTCGTTACGGTCGCATGGCTGCTGTCGTTCAAGTCGCGCGACGCCGAGCTGCCGGTGACCGCGATCACCGCCGGTTTGACCGGCGTGATCGCGGTGCTGCTGATGCTCCAGCCCGATTTCGGGCAGACGGTGATCTTCTGCACGATCTGGCTGGCGCTGGTGGTGATCGCGGGCACGCCGACGCGCGTGATCGTCGGGTTCCTGTCGATGATCCCGGTCGCGCTTGTCGCTGCATATTTGTTCTACAGCACCGCGCGGAAGCGGATCGACGCGTTCCTGTTCCCGAGTGTCGAAGGCGAAGGGGCGGCGGATCACTTCCAGACGAACGCCGCGCACAACACGCTGACGTCGGGCGGGTGGTTCGGAACAGGTCCGGGCGGCGGCACCGTGAAATTCGGGCTGCCCGAGGCGCATACCGACTATATCTTCTCGGTGATCGGCGAGGAATTCGGGTTGCTGGCGTGTATGATCGTCGCGCTCGCGTTCCTTGCGATCGTGGTGCGGGTGTTCGTGAAATTGCTTGATGAGCAGGATCCGTTCCGGCTGCTCGCGGCTTCCGGGCTGGCGGTGCAGTTCGGCGCGCAGGCGCTGGTGTCGATGGCGGTCAACACCGGGCTGGCGCCGTCGAAGGGCATGACGCTGCCGTTCATCAGCTATGGCGGGTCGTCGATGGTCGCCTTGTCGATGGGCATGGGCTTGCTGCTGGCGTTCACGCGCCGCAACCCGTTCCTGCTCCGCAGTCCTTATATCGCGCAGCAACGCTGGAGCGCCGAATGA
- a CDS encoding D-alanine--D-alanine ligase yields MTALHIAVLMGGWSAERAVSLSSGNGVADALESLGHRVTRIDMGRDVAARLAATAPDLVFNALHGTPGEDGSVQGMMDLMGVRYTHSGLATSVIAIDKVLTKQVLVPAGVPMPGGRIVTSAEVHEGDPLPRPYVLKPVNEGSSVGVAIVTDAGNYGNPIARDATGPWQEFDELLAEPYVRGRELTTAVLGGVDGPRALGVTELRPKSGWYDYDAKYTDGMTEHVFPAEIPDEITQACMALALQAHRVLGCRGTSRSDFRWDDERGVDGLFLLEVNTQPGMTPLSLVPEQARHTGMSYPALVQAIVDEAMAGSVAGPTAGAAPL; encoded by the coding sequence ATGACGGCGCTTCATATCGCGGTCCTGATGGGCGGGTGGTCGGCGGAGCGCGCAGTGTCGCTGTCGTCGGGGAATGGCGTGGCCGATGCGCTCGAATCGCTGGGGCACCGCGTCACACGGATCGACATGGGCCGCGACGTCGCCGCACGGCTGGCCGCGACGGCTCCCGATCTGGTCTTCAACGCGCTGCACGGCACCCCCGGCGAGGACGGCAGCGTGCAGGGGATGATGGACCTGATGGGGGTGCGTTATACCCATTCGGGGCTCGCCACCTCCGTGATCGCGATCGACAAGGTACTGACCAAGCAGGTGCTGGTGCCCGCGGGCGTGCCGATGCCGGGTGGCCGGATCGTCACGTCGGCGGAGGTGCACGAGGGCGATCCGCTGCCGCGCCCCTATGTGCTGAAGCCGGTCAACGAAGGCTCGTCGGTGGGCGTCGCGATCGTCACCGATGCGGGCAATTACGGCAACCCGATCGCGCGCGACGCGACCGGGCCGTGGCAGGAATTCGACGAGCTGCTGGCCGAGCCCTACGTCCGCGGGCGCGAGCTGACCACGGCGGTGCTGGGCGGAGTCGACGGCCCCCGCGCGCTGGGCGTCACCGAGTTGCGGCCGAAATCGGGCTGGTACGATTACGATGCCAAATATACCGACGGGATGACCGAGCACGTCTTTCCCGCCGAAATTCCCGACGAGATCACGCAGGCGTGCATGGCGCTGGCATTGCAGGCGCATCGCGTGCTGGGGTGCCGGGGGACAAGCCGGTCGGACTTCCGCTGGGACGACGAGCGCGGTGTCGACGGGCTGTTCCTGCTGGAGGTCAACACGCAACCGGGGATGACGCCGCTGAGCCTCGTTCCCGAACAGGCGCGGCATACCGGCATGAGCTATCCCGCGCTGGTGCAGGCGATCGTCGACGAGGCGATGGCCGGATCGGTTGCCGGGCCGACGGCCGGGGCCGCGCCGCTATGA
- the murG gene encoding undecaprenyldiphospho-muramoylpentapeptide beta-N-acetylglucosaminyltransferase produces the protein MTQVRDFRPRHYVLAAGGTGGHMVPAAALAAELTKRGHRVALVSDARGVRFPGLFEDVQTHVIPAGRFAGGPIGWAKAARLMVQGRSMARELYRTFRPAAVIGFGGYPAFPALSAAFASGIPTAVHEQNAVLGRVNRLVAGRVDAIATSYAETERMKPRHRSKAHLIGNPVRESVLALRARPYPVPEEDGIFRVLVTGGSQGASILSEVVPDGLALLPVAFRRRLQVTHQARVEDIDAVREKYASLDIAADLATYLPDLPEQLGWSHIVIARAGASTIAELTAAGRPAILVPLPSATDDHQTANAREITAAGGARTIAQTVFTPPELAKQMQKLGLDPEALGNAATRARSCGAPHAVTDLADLVESLDAPKARVMVGKAQTKRAFA, from the coding sequence ATGACGCAGGTCCGCGACTTTCGCCCTCGCCACTACGTACTCGCCGCCGGCGGGACCGGCGGGCACATGGTGCCGGCCGCGGCGCTGGCGGCGGAATTAACGAAGCGCGGTCATAGGGTTGCGTTGGTGAGCGATGCACGGGGGGTGCGGTTCCCGGGACTTTTCGAGGATGTGCAGACGCACGTCATCCCCGCAGGTCGCTTCGCCGGCGGGCCGATCGGCTGGGCAAAGGCGGCGCGGCTGATGGTGCAGGGGCGCAGCATGGCGCGCGAGCTATACCGCACGTTCCGCCCCGCAGCGGTGATCGGCTTTGGCGGTTACCCGGCGTTTCCAGCACTTTCGGCGGCATTCGCAAGCGGCATCCCGACTGCGGTGCACGAACAGAATGCAGTGCTGGGACGCGTCAACCGGCTGGTGGCGGGGCGCGTCGATGCGATCGCGACCAGCTATGCCGAGACCGAGCGGATGAAACCGCGGCACCGCAGCAAGGCGCACCTGATCGGCAATCCGGTGCGCGAAAGCGTGCTGGCGCTGCGCGCCAGGCCCTATCCGGTGCCGGAAGAGGACGGTATTTTCCGCGTTCTGGTGACGGGTGGTAGCCAGGGTGCGTCGATTTTGAGCGAGGTGGTGCCGGATGGTCTCGCGTTATTGCCCGTTGCGTTCCGGCGGCGCTTGCAGGTGACGCATCAGGCGCGGGTCGAGGACATCGACGCCGTGCGCGAGAAATATGCGAGCCTCGACATCGCCGCCGATCTCGCCACCTATTTGCCGGACCTGCCCGAGCAGCTCGGCTGGTCGCACATCGTGATCGCGCGCGCAGGCGCTTCGACGATCGCCGAGCTGACCGCCGCCGGCCGCCCCGCGATCCTCGTGCCGCTACCCTCGGCGACCGACGACCACCAGACCGCCAACGCGCGCGAGATCACCGCGGCGGGCGGCGCACGCACGATCGCGCAGACCGTCTTCACGCCGCCGGAACTCGCCAAGCAGATGCAGAAACTCGGACTCGATCCCGAAGCCCTCGGCAACGCCGCCACGCGCGCGCGGTCGTGCGGGGCGCCGCATGCCGTCACCGACCTCGCCGACCTGGTCGAAAGCCTCGACGCGCCCAAGGCACGCGTGATGGTGGGCAAGGCGCAAACGAAGCGGGCGTTCGCATGA
- the murB gene encoding UDP-N-acetylmuramate dehydrogenase — protein sequence MSELPAVRGRLTAHAPLAPLVWFKAGGAAQWLFEPADADDLADFLRGLDPAVPVLALGLGSNLIVRDGGVPGVVIRLGKPFAGVTALDATTLRCGGGASGILVSSTARDAGVAGLEFLRSIPGTVGGFVRMNGGAYGRETADVLVEAEVVLRSGERRTIAVGDLGYTYRHSALPAGALVIAATFRGTPGEPAGIQAEMDRIAAAREASQPLRSKTGGSTFKNPDGHKAWALVDAAGCRGLRRGDAQVSEKHTNFLLNLGTASSAEIEALGEDVRARVKAASGIELEWEIQRVGVASENGEAA from the coding sequence GTGAGCGAATTGCCCGCCGTCCGCGGCCGCCTGACCGCGCACGCGCCGCTGGCGCCGCTCGTCTGGTTCAAGGCCGGCGGCGCGGCGCAATGGCTGTTCGAGCCGGCCGACGCCGATGATCTCGCCGATTTCCTGCGCGGGCTGGACCCGGCGGTGCCGGTGCTGGCGCTGGGGCTGGGATCGAACCTGATCGTGCGCGACGGCGGGGTGCCGGGGGTCGTGATCCGGCTCGGCAAGCCGTTCGCGGGCGTGACGGCGCTGGATGCGACGACACTGCGCTGCGGCGGCGGGGCGAGCGGCATCCTCGTCTCCTCGACCGCGCGCGACGCCGGTGTGGCGGGTCTGGAATTCCTGCGCTCGATCCCCGGCACGGTCGGCGGGTTCGTGCGGATGAACGGCGGCGCCTATGGCCGCGAAACCGCCGACGTGCTGGTGGAGGCCGAGGTGGTGCTGCGTTCGGGCGAGCGGCGGACGATCGCGGTCGGCGATCTCGGCTATACCTATCGCCATTCGGCGCTGCCGGCGGGTGCGCTGGTAATCGCCGCGACATTCCGCGGGACGCCGGGCGAGCCCGCGGGGATCCAGGCGGAGATGGACCGGATCGCGGCCGCACGCGAGGCGTCGCAGCCGTTGCGTTCGAAGACCGGCGGATCCACGTTCAAGAACCCCGACGGCCACAAGGCGTGGGCGCTGGTGGATGCCGCAGGCTGCCGCGGTCTGCGGCGCGGCGATGCGCAGGTGAGCGAGAAGCATACGAATTTCCTGCTGAACCTCGGCACGGCGTCCAGCGCGGAGATCGAGGCGCTGGGCGAGGACGTGCGGGCGCGCGTGAAGGCGGCGAGCGGGATCGAACTGGAGTGGGAGATTCAGCGCGTGGGCGTTGCTTCCGAAAACGGAGAGGCAGCATGA
- the murD gene encoding UDP-N-acetylmuramoyl-L-alanine--D-glutamate ligase produces the protein MIVSRTWAGKHYAVLGLARSGAAVVRALLAGGARVTAWDNDAVKCGVLEDEFGDDAFAAANLEASDLTGFDALVVSPGVPLNTHPLAARARAAGVPVIGDIELFAQARADLPAHKVVGITGTNGKSTTTALVHHILDTAGVPVRMGGNIGLPILAQESLPEGGVYVLELSSYQIDLTRTLDCEVAVLLNVTPDHLDRYDGLAGYAASKARLFAMQSRAQLAVVDYEAEAEFGVLDDAPEGMGVRFIDGVPLPGEQARWPSLQGPHNAQNVQAAVAVAEALGVTADDVARALETFTGLPHRMERVATLNGVAWINDSKATNPESAAPALAAFPRIHWIVGGKVKGDGLDACIPHLGNVVRAYTIGEGGPRFAAVLRGQVPVAEVETLERAVKLAAQEAERGDVVLLSPAAASFDQFRDFEARGLAFRAAVEELA, from the coding sequence ATGATCGTTTCGCGTACCTGGGCGGGCAAGCATTATGCGGTGCTCGGGCTGGCGCGCTCGGGCGCCGCGGTCGTTCGGGCGCTGCTCGCGGGCGGGGCGCGCGTGACGGCGTGGGACAATGATGCCGTGAAGTGTGGCGTGCTGGAGGACGAGTTCGGCGACGACGCGTTCGCTGCCGCCAATCTGGAGGCGTCGGACCTGACCGGGTTCGACGCGCTGGTCGTCTCCCCGGGGGTGCCGCTCAACACCCACCCGCTCGCCGCCCGGGCGCGTGCGGCCGGCGTGCCCGTCATCGGCGATATCGAGCTGTTCGCCCAGGCACGCGCCGACCTGCCGGCGCACAAGGTGGTCGGCATTACCGGCACCAACGGCAAGTCGACCACCACAGCGCTGGTCCACCACATCCTCGACACCGCGGGCGTGCCCGTGCGGATGGGGGGCAACATCGGCCTCCCGATCCTGGCGCAGGAATCGCTGCCGGAAGGTGGCGTCTATGTGCTGGAGCTGTCGAGCTACCAGATCGATTTGACCCGGACGCTGGACTGCGAGGTCGCGGTGTTGCTGAACGTCACGCCCGACCACCTCGATCGATACGATGGGCTGGCGGGTTATGCCGCGAGCAAGGCGCGGCTTTTCGCGATGCAGTCGCGCGCGCAGCTTGCGGTTGTCGACTATGAGGCCGAAGCGGAGTTCGGCGTGCTCGACGACGCGCCGGAGGGGATGGGCGTGCGCTTCATCGACGGCGTGCCGCTGCCCGGCGAGCAGGCGCGCTGGCCGTCGCTGCAAGGCCCGCATAACGCGCAGAACGTGCAGGCGGCGGTTGCGGTCGCCGAGGCGCTGGGCGTGACGGCCGACGACGTCGCGCGCGCGCTGGAAACGTTCACCGGCCTGCCGCACCGCATGGAGCGGGTTGCGACGCTGAACGGCGTCGCCTGGATCAACGACAGCAAGGCGACCAATCCCGAGAGCGCCGCGCCGGCGTTGGCGGCCTTTCCGCGCATCCACTGGATCGTCGGCGGGAAGGTGAAAGGCGACGGGCTCGACGCGTGCATTCCGCACCTGGGCAATGTCGTGCGCGCCTATACGATCGGCGAAGGCGGCCCGCGCTTCGCGGCGGTGCTGCGCGGCCAGGTGCCGGTCGCCGAGGTCGAGACGCTGGAGCGCGCGGTGAAGCTGGCGGCGCAGGAGGCGGAGCGCGGCGACGTGGTGCTGCTGTCGCCTGCCGCGGCGTCATTCGACCAATTCCGCGATTTCGAGGCACGCGGGCTCGCGTTCCGCGCAGCGGTGGAGGAACTGGCATGA